A single Chitinophagales bacterium DNA region contains:
- a CDS encoding UMP kinase has product MMYKRVLLKLSGEALMGDRNFGHDPQRLIQYANDIKEVVDLGVELALVIGGGNIFRGKDAAEIGIDKVQGDHMGMLATVINGLALQSSIENLGIYTRLLSAVRMDQIAEPYIKRRAIRHMEKGRVVIFGAGTGNPYFTTDTAAALRAIEINADIVMKGTNVDGIYSADPRKDPSATKFDKLSFKEVYENKYEVMDLTAFTLCEENRKPIMVFDMNRPGNLSKIIKGESLGTLVS; this is encoded by the coding sequence ATGATGTACAAAAGAGTATTGCTCAAGCTAAGTGGTGAAGCCCTTATGGGAGATAGAAATTTTGGTCACGACCCACAGCGATTGATTCAATATGCCAACGATATTAAGGAAGTGGTAGATTTGGGAGTTGAGTTAGCGCTAGTTATAGGTGGGGGTAATATATTTAGAGGAAAGGATGCAGCAGAGATAGGGATCGATAAGGTACAAGGTGATCATATGGGTATGTTAGCTACCGTGATTAATGGATTAGCGTTACAGAGTTCTATAGAAAATTTAGGTATATATACGCGTCTCTTAAGTGCTGTGCGTATGGATCAGATAGCGGAACCCTATATTAAGAGACGTGCTATCCGTCACATGGAAAAAGGAAGGGTCGTTATCTTCGGTGCGGGAACCGGTAATCCTTACTTCACGACAGATACGGCTGCGGCACTTAGAGCTATAGAAATCAATGCTGATATCGTCATGAAAGGCACCAATGTTGATGGCATCTATTCCGCAGATCCTCGCAAAGATCCGAGTGCTACCAAGTTTGATAAACTAAGTTTCAAAGAGGTTTATGAAAACAAATATGAGGTTATGGATTTGACTGCATTTACACTCTGTGAAGAAAATAGAAAACCTATTATGGTGTTTGATATGAACCGACCGGGTAACCTCTCTAAGATAATAAAAGGGGAGTCTTTAGGCACCTTGGTGAGTTAA
- a CDS encoding sigma-70 family RNA polymerase sigma factor, whose translation MEEEIDFYRINAKTPKEREGYFNDKFFPHLSTLYNYAYYLTKDEEDANDLVQDTFVKAFRFMDNFQEGTNEKAWLFKIMKNGFINDYRKKTAKPTHYSFDNIIETKDGDSNDESLNQDIDSVEVRDNTDYFKSMMGDEVTTALERLPADYRQIIILADLEDFTYEELSDILEIPIGTVRSRLFRARNMLKTKLQLYGSKMGYKDKRN comes from the coding sequence TTGGAAGAAGAGATTGATTTTTATAGGATAAACGCTAAAACACCTAAGGAAAGAGAAGGTTATTTCAACGATAAATTTTTCCCGCATCTTAGCACCCTTTACAATTATGCTTACTACCTTACAAAAGATGAGGAGGATGCCAATGACCTAGTACAAGATACCTTTGTCAAGGCATTTCGCTTTATGGATAATTTCCAGGAAGGCACCAATGAAAAGGCATGGTTATTTAAAATCATGAAAAATGGTTTTATCAACGATTATCGAAAGAAGACGGCCAAGCCAACACATTATTCCTTCGACAATATCATAGAAACTAAAGATGGAGATTCTAATGATGAAAGTCTAAATCAAGATATAGATAGTGTAGAAGTTCGTGATAACACGGATTACTTTAAATCTATGATGGGAGATGAAGTGACCACCGCTCTGGAAAGGCTACCCGCTGATTATCGTCAAATTATCATTCTAGCTGACTTAGAAGACTTTACTTATGAAGAGTTGAGTGATATTTTAGAGATACCTATAGGTACTGTTCGATCTAGGCTATTTCGAGCGCGAAATATGCTCAAAACAAAACTGCAACTTTATGGAAGTAAAATGGGTTATAAAGATAAACGAAATTAA